The stretch of DNA TAATTGCTGGAATTATAGGTTTTATCTTAGGATATCTTCTTGGAAGAAATAGTTATCCTAAAATTGAATCTATAGAGAATGATAATAGAGTTGATGATTTGAGAGAGGAAAGAATTGTTAAAAGTACATTGAATCCTATTTTCAAAAAGAATTCAATCTTAGATTATAAACCTTTAATTTTAACTAGTCCAAAACCAAGTGGAAAAGATCCTTTGATTAAAATAAAAGGCATAAATAGTAAAATTGAGTGTGATTTAAATAATTTAGGCATTTATCATTTTGAACAAATCTCGAAATGGTCAAATAAGAACACTGAGTGGATAGAAGAGTTTTTATTGCTTCCAGGAATCGCTAAAAATAATCAATGGGTAGATCAAGCAAAAATTCTTGCTTCTGGTAAAGATACACCTTATAGTTTACAAGTTGAAAATGGTGAGATTGAAGTAGATTAAATTTTAATCTACTTACTCTTTTATCTTTACAACATATCTTCCAACAGCTTTTCCTGAAAGTAAATGCTCATAAGCCACTTTTATTTCATCTATAGAAATTTCATTTATAATCGTATTTAAACTATTTATTTTCCATCTACTTGCTAATTTTTCCCAAGCAGCTTGTTTTTTCTCTAATTTACATTCAACAGAGTCAATTCCTATTAATCTTATTCCTCTTAATATAAAAGGAAATACGTTGGTATTAAGCTCATGAGAAGACGTAAGTCCACAACATGTAGCAACACCATCATATTTTATTTGTTTAAGGGCATTAGCTAGTATTTTTCCACCTACTGTATCAACTACCCCTGCATATTTTTCACTTAATAGGGGTTTTTTTGATTCTTCTTCAAATTCTTCTCTTAGAATTACTTCATTAGCACCAATTTTTTTCAAAAAATCAACTCTATCTTTTTTCCCAGAAATTGCAGTTATGTTGTATCCTAATTTACTTAATATAGCAATTGCAATAGATCCAACACCACCTGTCGCCCCTGTAACCAATATATCACCACTTTCTGGTTTTATGCCATTTTCAATTAGTTCATTTACACTTAATGCTGCTGTTAGACCAGCTGTTCCAAAAGTCATAATCTCTTTATCTGAAATTGAATCAGGGATTCTTGCAACCCAACTAGCAGGTATTTTTACAAATTGAGCATGTCCTCCATCTGAATTCATACCCATATCATAACCTGTTACTAAAACCCTTTCTCCTACTTTAAAAATTGGAGATGTTGATTCAAAAACAGTTCCTGCTACATCTATTCCTGTAACGTGTGGGAAATTTCTGCTAACACCTGGGTTCCCAACTGAGCTTAATGCATCTTTATAATTTAGTGAAGAGTAGCTAACTTTTATAACAATCTCATTTTCTTCACATTTTGGAGTAGGTATATCTTGTATACTAGATATAAATTCCTTTTCTCCAACTTTTTCAACTACAAAAGCTTTCATTTTTTTCCTTTTTACTATTTGAATGTACTTTAGCTAAAAAATATTGAAAGCTTAATAACATTTTTTTATTAATTTGTAACTATAAATTTTTTAGAGAAATAGATATTTGAGTATTATTTTTTAGTTTTAATGTTTTAATAAATCTTTTAAACTATCTTTTGGATTTTTACCATCTAATATATGTTTTACTTCATTTGCAATAGGTGTATAGACGTTATGTTGAAGAGAAAGATTATATATAGCTTCTGCCGTTTTAATTCCTTCTGCAACCTCTCCTAGTTCTTTTAATATATCTTCTATATTCTTATTTGAAGCAAGTCCAAGTCCAACTCTATAATTTCTACTCATTGTAGAATTTGCAGTCAAAAATAAGTCACCAGCTCCACTTAATCCTAAAAATGTTGATTTTTTTGCACCAAAAAATTTCCCAAATCTTTCCATTTCCACTAAACCTCTAGCGATCAATGAAGCTTGAGCATTTTTGCCTAAATTTAATCCTTCACAAATACCACTAGCAATTGCTAAAACATTTTTATAAGCACCTGCAACTTCAGCCCCAATTACATCAGAACTATAATAAGTTTTTATAAAATTTGGAAAAAAAGGAGAAAATTGTTCAAAAAGTTTTTCTGAACTTGAATTTATAACTAAAGCACATGGTAAGCCTTGTTTAACTTCTGTTGCAAATGATGGACCTGAAATAAATCCTATGTTCTTTTTAGGAACAAAATCAGCATATATTTCATTTAAAAATTTACCACTAGAAGCTTCTATTCCTTTAGAAGCAACAAGAATCTTTTGTCCATTAAAAACAAAATTTTCTTTTAACCAATTTCGTATTTCTTGAGCTGGAATTGCAATTATTAAATATTTACACTCTAATGCAGTTTTTAAATCAACAAAGTTTTCAATCTCTTTTTTTGTTCTTGAAGTTATTAAAACTTTTTGTTTTTGACTTAGTGCAAAATGTAGAGCTTGTCCCCATTTCCCTGCACCAATTACTGCAATAGAGTTGTTTTTCATTATGATAGTCTTTGTTTTAATAAGTCATTTACTTTATTTGGATTTGCACTACCTTTTGATTCTTTCATAGTTTGCCCTACAAAGAAACCAAATAGTTTGTCTTTACCTGATTTATATTCTGCAACTTTATCTTCATTTGCAGCTAATATAGCGTCAATAATAGCTAATAAAGCTCCATCATCAGATACTTGTTTTAGTCCTAGTTTTTCAATAGCATTATCAACATCAGTTGATTCATTTTGTATTAAGAAATCAAGAACTTCTTTTGCAGCTTTTCCTGAAATAGTATTATCTTCAATTCTTTTTACAAGAGTTGCTAAAGTTTTTGCATTAATAATTGAATCTTCAATTGAAGCACCCTCTTTTAATCTTGCTAGTAACTCAACAGTTAACCAAGTAACTGCATTTTTTGCACTAATTCCCTCAGCCATCATTTCATCAAAATATTTAGCCATTTCTAAAGAAGCTGTGATTACAGAAGCATCATATTCTTTTAGACCAAATTCTTTTACAAATCTATCTTTTTTCTCATCAGGAAGTTCTGGAATTACTGAATATTTAGCAAGCATTTCATCTGTAATTATTACAGGTAACAGATCTGGATCTGGGAAATATCTATAATCAGCTGCATCCTCTTTTCCTCTCATAGATCTTGTTTCTCCAGTGTTTGGATCAAAAAGTCTCGTTTCTTGAACAATCTCTTTTGAGTGAACACCATCTTCCCAAGCTTCAATATGTCTATTTACTTCATAATGAATTGCTTTTTCAATAAACTTAAATGAGTTCATATTTTTAATTTCACATCTAGTATAAAGGTTTTTATCACCTTTTGGTCTGATTGAAACATTTACGTCACATCTGAAACTTCCTTCTTGCATATTTGCATCAGAAATTCCTAAATATCTTACAATTGAGTGAAGTTTTTTTAGATATAAAATAGCTTCTTCAGCACTTCTCATATCAGGTTCTGAAACAATTTCAAGTAAAGGCGTTCCTGCTCTATTTAAATCAACTTGTGAAGCATCTCCTGCATGGATATTTTTTCCTGCATCATTTTCTAAGTGAGCTCTAGTTACACCAATAGTTTTTTGTCTTCCATCTGGAAAATCAATTACTAATTCTCCAAGTCCAACAACTGGAACTTCAAATTGAGAAATTTGATAACCACTTGGTAAATCTGGATAAAAATAGTTTTTTCTATTAAATACTGATTTCTGATTTATTTGAGCTTTTAGTGCAGTTCCAAGCATAATAGCTTTATGAACAGCTTCTTTATTTAATACTGGAAGTGCTCCTGGTAATCCTAAACAAGTTGGACATATATTAGTATTTGGTTCTTCTCCAAAACTTGTAGCGCAAGAGCAAAAAAGTTTACTATTTGTATTTAATTGAGTGTGAACTTCTAAACCTATAATAACTTCAAACATCTATTTCCTTTATCTAACAATTTTTATATCAGCTGTTAATTTTTGTTTTTCAAAATAATCTTTTAGATATTTTTTTTCTCTTGTTGTCATAATATCGTTAAATATTTTTGCTTTTACAGTTTCAAAATTAAGAGAAGTAGTTCCTTCTTTTTTTATTACAAATAAAGAAACAAACTGCTTGTTTGCTGTAAAAATAGGAGTAAAACTATTTAATTTAGTTTCATTTAATAAAAATTGCATTTGTGGTTGTAAACTTTCAACACCTAGTTTTAAAGGAGTTTTTTCAACATCTGCTGCAATTACCATTGGATTATTTATAGCATTAGTTAAAGAAGCTTTATTTTTTGAAGTATATTGCATTACATCATAAGCTTTTGAAGTTGAGAATTGACCTTTATTTTTTTCATAATATAGTTCCATATCTTCTTGATTTGCAACTGCTAATTGACCTTTTACTAT from Arcobacter suis CECT 7833 encodes:
- a CDS encoding NAD(P)H-dependent glycerol-3-phosphate dehydrogenase, which produces MKNNSIAVIGAGKWGQALHFALSQKQKVLITSRTKKEIENFVDLKTALECKYLIIAIPAQEIRNWLKENFVFNGQKILVASKGIEASSGKFLNEIYADFVPKKNIGFISGPSFATEVKQGLPCALVINSSSEKLFEQFSPFFPNFIKTYYSSDVIGAEVAGAYKNVLAIASGICEGLNLGKNAQASLIARGLVEMERFGKFFGAKKSTFLGLSGAGDLFLTANSTMSRNYRVGLGLASNKNIEDILKELGEVAEGIKTAEAIYNLSLQHNVYTPIANEVKHILDGKNPKDSLKDLLKH
- the gatB gene encoding Asp-tRNA(Asn)/Glu-tRNA(Gln) amidotransferase subunit GatB — translated: MFEVIIGLEVHTQLNTNSKLFCSCATSFGEEPNTNICPTCLGLPGALPVLNKEAVHKAIMLGTALKAQINQKSVFNRKNYFYPDLPSGYQISQFEVPVVGLGELVIDFPDGRQKTIGVTRAHLENDAGKNIHAGDASQVDLNRAGTPLLEIVSEPDMRSAEEAILYLKKLHSIVRYLGISDANMQEGSFRCDVNVSIRPKGDKNLYTRCEIKNMNSFKFIEKAIHYEVNRHIEAWEDGVHSKEIVQETRLFDPNTGETRSMRGKEDAADYRYFPDPDLLPVIITDEMLAKYSVIPELPDEKKDRFVKEFGLKEYDASVITASLEMAKYFDEMMAEGISAKNAVTWLTVELLARLKEGASIEDSIINAKTLATLVKRIEDNTISGKAAKEVLDFLIQNESTDVDNAIEKLGLKQVSDDGALLAIIDAILAANEDKVAEYKSGKDKLFGFFVGQTMKESKGSANPNKVNDLLKQRLS
- a CDS encoding SurA N-terminal domain-containing protein, which codes for MYKLFLTLLISSGISFAGIANGIAITVNDEPITVYDIEKTMSVNKLGKNEAVGLLIDKALYEQAVKDNNINADIFDVNEYIEKLAKANGMDLYSFKAIVKQKYGNYSDFEEEAKDAVIRQKLIQKIVKGQLAVANQEDMELYYEKNKGQFSTSKAYDVMQYTSKNKASLTNAINNPMVIAADVEKTPLKLGVESLQPQMQFLLNETKLNSFTPIFTANKQFVSLFVIKKEGTTSLNFETVKAKIFNDIMTTREKKYLKDYFEKQKLTADIKIVR
- a CDS encoding YhdH/YhfP family quinone oxidoreductase, whose product is MKAFVVEKVGEKEFISSIQDIPTPKCEENEIVIKVSYSSLNYKDALSSVGNPGVSRNFPHVTGIDVAGTVFESTSPIFKVGERVLVTGYDMGMNSDGGHAQFVKIPASWVARIPDSISDKEIMTFGTAGLTAALSVNELIENGIKPESGDILVTGATGGVGSIAIAILSKLGYNITAISGKKDRVDFLKKIGANEVILREEFEEESKKPLLSEKYAGVVDTVGGKILANALKQIKYDGVATCCGLTSSHELNTNVFPFILRGIRLIGIDSVECKLEKKQAAWEKLASRWKINSLNTIINEISIDEIKVAYEHLLSGKAVGRYVVKIKE